The nucleotide sequence AGCCGGTGCATCCTCAGTCCGCACCCAATGAAGTAGAGGTGTTTCATGGGGTTTGCAATAGTAATAGTCAGGAAGCCAGCGTCTTTTTGATGTTATCCACACCTCCACTCTCTGTCCCTCGGTGTAACTGGCTCTTGGCCGAAAGAGCCTCTTTGAGCCTGGCATCTGAGACATTGCCACTTCCTCGGAAGTCTCCCACCTACAGATTGCAGAAGGATTGACATCAAACAAAATACCATTGTGGTTCTCTACGGTAATGGAGCCTTTGCTCACATCTACAACCCGATAAGCTACCCCTAACTTTCCGTAAACCATAGAACCAACAAGATGAAGATTTTCCATAAAGACCTCCAGAACAACCTTTAGAATTGGCGGAACAGATAGAAGGGAAAAATATCGTCACAATCGTCACAACCGTCACAGAATGCCTAAAAGCCTTGTCTGGAGGCACTTGTAGCTGTGACGATATTTGTGACGATACTCATAATCCGTGACGATACTTGAGCAGTTTGTGACGATGACGTGACGATACTCTTTGAAATATCGTCACAGCCACAATCCTTACCAAGCAGGGATTCTCCCAACAGAGATAGAAGATGTGACGATTGTGACGATACTTTCATCAAACTTTCTGGTTAGGGATGCTGAAAGAGGGTGCTAGAACTCGTTGAGGCGCACCTTGATTTCAATCAAACGAGTCCCAGTTCCAGCTCCCCGTTCGGCAGAAATCAAAATGCCAACAGCAGCCAAGTCAGGCTTGAGGCGATTCAGTTGGCGGGATAGAGAGTTTGTCGCCTTGGGCCAGACCCGTGACCTGACAACTGAATCCTCAACGTAGTTTTCCAACTGCCTCAAAAGTTCAGTGGCCGTTCCCTTGAAGTTGCCCTGATCCGCAACCATCAGCGAAATTGCCTCTGCCAGGGGCGAAGCCTCTAAGACTACTTGCCGAGAGAGTTCACGGTTTTTCTCAAACACTTCCAAGAAACCCTCATCTTTAGCAGGGTTAATCCCTAGTGCCTGTTCTGCTGCCATGGCCAGCTTGCCGTAATCAGCCAGTCGGGGTAAGTCCTTATCAGGCAACGTTTCCCGAATCGCTAAGGATTGAGAGGGAAGGGTAAGCAATGCGCCTAGAATTGCAGGCTGCATGGCTTCTAGCTTGGCTTTAAGCTGCTGCTTGGTCAGTCGCTTGGACTTGTCAATCTCTGGCAACTGCACCATCAAGAGACGGTCTGCAAGGTCATCACGGGTGACCACATGATCAATAGCGGTAATGATTTGGGGCCTGGAAAACTCGAAGTTAGTTTCGCCGTCCGTCTCGAATAAGGTACGGGTTACGTGTCCAAAGCCTGTCGCAACCCGGCAGACGATGTCCGACTCTGCTTCAGAGATAAAGGAGACGTTATCGTAGCCCATGAGCCACCGCCGAGACCCTGTGATCCCAACCTTATGAGCATCCCCAGAAATATGAATCAGGGAAGCTTTGGAAGGGTCAATGGTGCTTTTCAGAAACTCTGCCAGGGTTGTTTTCCCACTACCCCGACACGCTACCAACAGCAACACTGGATAGTCGCCAAATGGGGTCAAACAGTAAATCCAGAAGGTAACGATCATGAGCCAAGTCCTTTTAGCCTCGGGAGTCTGAGCATCTAAGCCCATTAGGGTTTTGAAGTCATTGAGGTCGCCACCTTCGACAGGAATGGGTAATGGCAGCATGGAGGATGGCCGCCAAAAACGCACAGGAGGACGATCCACAATGCGCCAGCCTTGAGCATCAATCTCCACGGCTTGCCATTTATCATTGCCCAAGTCCAAATAGATTTTGCCTTCATGCTCGGCAACTCGGAGCCAGACTTTAATCTCAGGCCCTTCATGGTTCGCCAAGGCTTCCAACGTGGTGCGGGCAGCGGTAAAGCCGTCAGAGTTGAGGCATTTACCACTCATTTCGTATATCCGCCGAGCGACCCATCGCTTAAATTCAGGCGAGCGCAAAGGGTAGGTGTGACGGCAATCCTCCACAATCACATCGACATAGGCTACCTTTACAGAGTCATGGAACAAGTAGCACTCCTTCTTGCACAGGTTTACCACCAACTCAGCGACAGATGACTCCTTCTTCTGTTGCCCGGCCTGGGATTGGTACTTTTTCAGTGCGCTCAAGTCTGTCCCAGTTGGCTTGAGCACCTTGTCATAAAAACCGTTGTTCCGAAGATCAGCAACGCTAAAGTGCTTCAACAGTTCAGAGAGAATTGCTTCCTTGACGATGCCAGCAATTTTCGTTGCTTCGGTATCAATATGACCCCGCTCTTTCAGCCAGTCCACATGATTAGGGAGCAAGGTAGCCAGCCATTCAAACACCCCCATTGCATTCTCAGAAACAAGAGCAGCTAGGGCTTCTGCCGTGGCAAGAGGATTCTGATCCAACCACTCATCAAATCCGACTTTTTCTTTACTGGTAGAAGGAAAGCCACCAATCCTCACCTTGAGTAAAATACCTGTACGAACCAGAGCAGCAGCAACAGAGGGCTTTTCAATACCGTCAGAGTCGGTTAGGTACTCTTGGAATTTACCTGCGAGTGGGTGCTTAAAACCCGTTTTTTGGCCGGCCTCAATATCTGCCTTCGTTCCTAGCCAAACACCAAATGTTGAGACAACCCGAATCCCCCGAAGTGCTGCCTTTGCCGCACCAATCACGTCCTCAGTGCCTAGAATGACAGGCTGCTCAGTGTCAGGGTCTAAAACTGTTGTGGGGTCATAGACCAGACCCTTTGCCTTATCACGTAAAGGCAGAATGTACTTACCAGTGTGAGTGAGAGGTGGAAGGTCTTTAGATGCCCGATGTTCATTGATCTTGGTTAGGTGTGCCTGCTCAGATTCTTTAGAGTCATACCAGTTCCGGGCAATTCCGAGCGTTCCCCCTTTAGAAAAGGGGAAAAAAGAACTCCATCGGGACTGGCAGCCACTTTACCAAAGCCGTAAGCCTTGCTTGTAGCTTCATCATAGGACAGGTGACGGATTCCGAGTAACTCGCAGTCTTCAGAGGTTAGACCCCGATGAGCGAGATAGGATTTGTGTTTGGTAGTAGTCATTACCTTTTTCTCCATATAGGTATTACTTGGAGTCAAAGGCGGTTAAACTTAGGTTGAGTTAGGTTTTGCCGCCTTCGACAAAGACTTTTGAAACCCCTACAGATTGCCGTCCGTGGGGGTTTCGCACGTTTTAGGGCCGCCGCCCGTAGGATTTTCGATGAGTTGCCGAATATCTTGAACCCGCCAAACCGTAGTTTTTGAGCCAAGTTTTACGCCACGGGGAAATCTACCCGAGCGGACACCAGCCCACCAGGTACTTTTACTCACTGGGATAAATTTCAGGACATCATCAATTCGTAAGAAGCCGTCTTTGGGTAGTTCAGACATAAGCCTGTTGCTCCACTACACAACAGGCTCAGCTTGAAATGTTTTAATCGCTCAAAACCGCAATGCGGAAAATAAAACCGCAATGCGGTTTAGTCAAGTTCTCTCATTTCATTCAGATATTTCCTGGCAGTGTTATCAGAAATACCCGCTAAGGACATAAACTTGGCTGTTGCTTCCTTTTTTGAAATGTCTACATGCTGTGATTCCAGCAATCTTTTGACTATCTCTAATAATGTCCTACGCTCGTTGGGGTGCAACTTTTTCTCAAGACCACTTACCACTCGACTTTCTTTGAATAAGAATGGTGGGTATTGATCTTTACTTTTTGCCCACTTCCTTAAGTCTTCTCGACTAACTGGGATTGGCTCCATCTCAGAACAACTGCGACTGAATTTTGGGTTAATTCCGACTCGCAGTTTATTACCAGCGATTTTGTCGCCCCGATACCCACCTACTTCTTGTTCGATGACTCCCATCAATGCTTCAACATTGCTTGGAATGTTGTTTGTATCTACTCGATTTGGGTCAAGCTCACACCATAGGCAGGCAGCGTTAAAAATAGTAAAGTCTTTTACTAAGTCCCAAATAAAAAAGTCAATAGCCATCAGACTTCCTTTAACTTGTCTAAATAATCTGCCCAGGCCTGCATCATCTCCCGCCGCTCAGGTAAAAATGTGGTTCTGTTATAAGCCCGTCCCAAAGGGTCACGAATACAATGGGTTAATTGGAGTTCGATAATGCCGGGGGGGTAATGTAACACCTCCTCTAAAATCGTTCGGCCTGTTGTACGAAATCCATGCCAGGTATGTTCTTCTCCTGAGATTCCTAATGCTTTTAACGCTTCACTAAGCGAGCCATGAGACATTGGGCGTTCCTTATCCCGTCTGTTAGGAAATAAATAAGTACCATGCCCGGTTACTAGGTGCAATTCTTGGAGAATCGTAATAGCTTGATTGCACAAAGGAACGATGTGATCAACGTTCCGTTGAGTCGAAAGATAACGCCATTCTTTTGCCTCAAAATTAATCTCCTCCCACATTGCACTTCGTAACTCACCCGGTCGAACAAAGAACAGAGGAGCCAACTTAAAGGCAGAGCAGATAACAAACGTGCCCCAATACCCATCAATCAACCTAACCAACCACCCAACATCATCTAGCTTGGTAATAGCGGGGAAATGATTTGCTTGCTGTTTTGGTGGCAATGCTCCTCTTAGGTCTTCTCCCGGATTGCGACTAGCTCGACCTGTAGCCAAGGCATACCCAAACACCCGCCTACAATTTCCCAATTCTCGATGGGCGGTTTCTACTACACCACGAGCCACAACTCTTTGTAAAACAGCTAGTAATTCAGGAGCCTCGATCTCACCAATGGGACGATGCCCAATAAACGGAAAAATATCAACTTCAAGATTGTGCAGAACATCTTTGGCATGAGATACTGTCCAGCCTGAGGACATGGTTTCCCACCACTCGCGAGCGACCGTCTCAAACGTATTTGCAGCATTAAAGGCTGTTAAACGTTTCTGGGATTGCCGCTCGTTAGAAGGGTCTTTTTCATCAGCTAAAAGCCTCTTTACCTCATCTAGGCGTTTGCGAGCCTCTTTCAATGAAACCTTGGGATATGCCCCTAAACTGATTCGTTTCTCTTTACCCTGAAAACGATACTTAAACCGCCATCCCTTAGAGCATGGGGGGCGAATCTCTAAGTACAGGCCCTCACCATCCCATAGCCTTATTGTTTTCTCGGTTGTCTTAATTGCCTTGATTTGAATATCCGTGAGCTTCATACGGGTGGCACAAATTTTAAGGCATCTCATTTGTATCCCCTATTGTGCCCCCACTTGCCCCTAGATGTCTATAGACTAAACAAGACCCAGTTAGACATTCAAGTAAGCTAGAAGCCTTATTCTGAAAGAAGTCTGAGGCAGTCTTAGACTGTCTCAGACTTGAATGACATAGAACACCAATCACTCCAACTGCCCGCATACAGTTTTGCCCCCGGCCGGCCCGCTAGCTCTAGTCCCAAGAGATTGACACAGGCTGTAACCCCAGAGCCACAATAGACCACCAGGCCGGCGGAATCGTCTAACTGCTGCCAATGGGCTTGGAGTTCCGGTACAGATTTCACAAAACCTTGGGGATCAGTAATCTCTGTCCAAGGATAGTTCACGGCTCCTGGAATATGCCCAGCAATGGGATCAATGGGTTCAATTTCTCCTCGGTAACGGGCCGGTTCGCGGGAGTCAATTAAGACGCGGTTCGGATCTGGCTGATAGTCTTTGACAAACTGATAATCAACCACCCAATCGAAGCGGGGCCTGGGCTGGAAATACCCTGTTTGTGGGACAGGAATTTCTTGAGAAATGGGCAGTTGGGCCTGGCAGTAGGCTTGATATCCCCCATCCAACACCGCAACCTGATCATGCCCTAACCAGCGCAGTAACCACCACAAACGGGCCGCAAAGCAGGAGCGAGAATCATCATAGGCCACGACCCAGGTATCGGCATTAATTCCACATTTAGTTAAGGTTTCCCCAAGCGTTATTGGATCAGGAAGGGGATGGCGGCCTCCATGGGTTTCCACCGGCCCAGATAAGTCCCGATTGAGATGTAAATAGTAAGCTCCTGGAATATGGCCCTGTTGATAGTGGCTCTCCCCCAGGCCTGGATCACTTAAGGAAAAGCGACAATCAATCACCACCAGGCCGGGCTGACCCAAGCGCAATCTTAACCATTGCACCGAGACAACTGCTGTCGGTTCTAACGTCATATCGTATTACCTATTTAGATTGCATAGGAGTGAGTTGAAAAGCCTCTTGCTGTTAATATATCTGAGGTGTTCATGAGCTAAAATAGTCGCCGTAATGGCATGACCTTGGATGGATTATCTATCATTAAAAGCTCTTTCAAGTTTCAAGTCATAGTTAAAAACTATAGCGTTACTGATATCAGAATAAATAGAAGTAAATTAGAATATAAATTGTTATATCTTAATGGGCTGATAGGGAGCCGAACTCTTTTGCCCAATCACTGTTAGAGCAGCCAGTAATAACCACCCCAAAGCGTTATTAGCCGCTTGAAAATAGGTCACATCCAGCAATCCGTAGGCAACCGTTCCCAAAAAGCCCAAGCCATAGCCTAATTGCCAGCCGCTTTGAGAACTGTGGGGATTAAAAAATTGAAGCCAAACTCCATTCCCCCAGGCCAGCCAGAAAACGATTCCACTCAGTAAAATCATGGCAGGTAAGCCCGCTTCCACCCCTAGGGTTAGCCAATAGTTATGCAAGTGGGCCAGTTCCGGATAATTCGGAATCATCGTCATTGTGGGATAAAGCTCTTTAAAGTTGCCTAGCCCCCAGCCAAACCAAGGTTTTTCGACAATGAGCCGCCAGCCCAGGGGCCACAAGCTAAAGCGAGGATCACTCGTAAGATCTGGGCGACCACTGACCCCCGCCACACTGAATAAGCCCACCAGGAGCAACCCCAAACTAGCCATTAAAATTGGCCATACTAGCCTCCGTTGCCAGGCAATCCCAAACAAGGCTAATTGCAAAATAATGGCCCCCCACCCTGTTCGAGAGGCTGTGGCTAAAATCGTTAAGGCATTCATGACAGCCATTCCATAGATTAAGCCTGAGGGAAGAACAACATTTCGCCAAGGAGTTGGGTAATGTATCGGCTTTTCTCGAGCTTGCCAACATAACCCTAAGCCTAAACCAAAGATCATCACTAGGTAACTCGCTAAGAAATTTGGATCACCAAACCAAACGACAACCCGGTCTGGGACGATATTGATATAGTCATTAATCACTGGCCACTGATCATAATTTGGCCAACCATATTCACGATAGAGAGCTTTAATGAACCATTCTCCTAAGGCAAACAGATTTAAGGGCAAGGCTCCTACAACAAGATCAGCGGCCAAGATTGGTAATAAAGCCCTTTTTTGATTGAAAATAACTTCTAGACCTAAGAAAAAGACAAAAAAGGGGATAAAGTGAACCAGTTGTAAACAGGCCTCACCTCGGTTTACCGCCCCCCAAGAACTGATGATCAATAAAAGCGTTAATCCTAAAAACAAGCGGGCTTTGAGCGTATGCCCAATCCCAGGCCAGCCCCTCTGCCAACCTTGGCCTGCACTAATCAGAAATCCTAGTAAACTCAGTACAGTTAAATTGGGCAATAAGAGGCAGCTAAGGCGCAGAATTGGCAAGTTTTATCTCCTCTAGGTCAAATAGTCTGGCTGGTGTCGTGGCCAGTAATGGGCAACAGAGAAACCCCTAGCCTTTGATCATAGGGCCTCATTTCTCCAAAATGATTCAAGGTTATACACATTACCTACACTGTTCTGAAATCATTGAAATCCTCTAGGCATTGCCAATAAATTACGTTCCGACTTGCCTCTATTCAGTCCTCAATGAGTGATCCAATACGTTAACCGATGGAGTGAGCCGGAAAGGTATCCTCTCGCCCTGCAAATTTAGGTAAAACAAGGCTCAAATCAGAAAATTATAGTTACAAGATTTCTAAGGGTTTGAGGGCAACAAAGCAGACCAGTCAAGCGATGTTAATTCAATAATCATCACAGATTCAGAATAGCGAACAGCCCATGGAACAAAGATTTAGACAGGTACATTGGCTTTGATACTGATCCCAGAAATTTCATCACCTGTGTTGGGTAATTCCAAGCAGTAGCCGGCCCCGTAAACCGTTTTGATGTACTTCGGATGTCGGGGATCTGGTTCCAGTTTTGTCCGTAGGTGGCGAATATGGACGCGAATCGTTTCAATATCATCATCGGGATCGTAACCCCAAACTTCCGTGAGAATATCGCTGGGGGAAACCGTTTGTCCATGTCGCTGTAATAGGCAGTGGAGGAGTTCAAACTCTAAGCGGGTCAGTTTAATATTTTTGGTGAGCCAGATGACTTCAAACCGCTCTGGAATTAGGGTCAATGGCCCATAGCTAAGAATTTCTTTGTGTTTGGCGGCATGGGGAATTCGATCCGTGCGCCGCAGCAAGGCCCTCACCCGAGCCAACATTTCTTCGATTTCAAAGGGCTTGGTTAAATAATCATCAGCCCCAGAATTAAAGCCTTCCACCTTATCTTGGGTTTGACTGAGGGCGGTTAACATCAAGACGGGAATGATGGCTGTGCGTTCATCGCGGCGGAGGCGTTGACAGACCGTAAAACCATCGACCCGCGGCAACATCAAATCCAGCATGATTAAATCTGGTAGCAGTTGTAGGGCGAGGGCTTGACCTTGAATCCCATCAGCGGCCTGGGTGACATCGTAGCCAGCAAGCTCTAGGTTGAGACAGACAAGCTCGGCAATGGCTGGATCGTCATCAATGACCAAAATCCGGGGCTTCATAAAACGTTACTGAACCTTAACAACTACCATATAAATCTTGATGAACTGTACGGATTATAAACATAAAAATTTATTTACATCAATGTATTTTCCAGATTGCCCTGCACCACGATGTCCATCCTAAAAATTTTTGTTTTGACAATTACTAACTAACTACACCTCCCTATGCTCTTTGGGCCAATACCGTTTGCAGTTTCGCATCTAGGACGATCGGGATAAGCTGGGTCAGCACTGGTCAGAGAAGGCTAGACCGATATAGTGGGATAGTGCCTAGGTTTAATGTCTATGCTCCAAGAAGCCTATTATCGTCAACCCACCTGTCAACTTTGGCTCACGGGTGAGAGTCATCCTCTCTTGGCCTGGGCAACTCGCCAAGCTTGGGAAAATTTACAATTTACGCTCCGCTTGTCCCCAGCCGAAGATACCCGTCATCTCGCGGAAAGCCCCGTTATTGAAATCCATGGCCAGCGATCAGAATTAGAGGCCCTTTATCGTTGTGTCAATAATTACATCCAGGCCCTATTAGCAAAACGGCGACAGGCCTTCACAGAGCAAGCCCAACCCATGCGACTCTTCGCCCCGGCCAGTTTGGATCAGGAGATCAGTACCCTAGTTTCGGACGTTTTTGCCCCAGCAGGAGGGGATTTATCCGGCTCTCCAGCCATTTTCCTCACCCAGGTCTCTCCTTTGTCCCATCATCTGCATCTAGGGCCTTTAAGATTAACTTGTTCAGAAGCCCAAGAAAACTTTGATCCCTCGGTTTTACCCTTGAGCCTCTCCCAGTTATTTGATCTCGGTAATCTTTTAGGGGAATGCTGGCCGCTGTTACAGCCTCAACCAGGCCTGGGGGCGCGGGTCTATGGAGCTTGGCAAAAAACACCCGTGTGGGTACAAAGTACGGCGGTGGCGGCGGTCGTTTTAGGGGTGACAACAGCCTTGATCCCTTGGCTCCAACCGGAAAACCAGTTTCTCTCCCAGGAAATGGCTCCTACGGAAATTCCGACCCAACTGAATTTACCCTTACCCACCCTCCTTCCCAAGGCCCCGGCCGATTTAGGGGAAGTTCCACCTCCTGCCAACTCACCCCAGGCCTCTGTCAACTTG is from Synechococcus sp. PCC 6312 and encodes:
- a CDS encoding AlpA family transcriptional regulator — translated: MSELPKDGFLRIDDVLKFIPVSKSTWWAGVRSGRFPRGVKLGSKTTVWRVQDIRQLIENPTGGGPKTCETPTDGNL
- a CDS encoding DUF4335 domain-containing protein, which encodes MLQEAYYRQPTCQLWLTGESHPLLAWATRQAWENLQFTLRLSPAEDTRHLAESPVIEIHGQRSELEALYRCVNNYIQALLAKRRQAFTEQAQPMRLFAPASLDQEISTLVSDVFAPAGGDLSGSPAIFLTQVSPLSHHLHLGPLRLTCSEAQENFDPSVLPLSLSQLFDLGNLLGECWPLLQPQPGLGARVYGAWQKTPVWVQSTAVAAVVLGVTTALIPWLQPENQFLSQEMAPTEIPTQLNLPLPTLLPKAPADLGEVPPPANSPQASVNLRPIPLPPIPPPVRTASPVEEAPSPFLPRPAPPQANAPHARITIPAPTTPAKPEENSRLETGLDSNVITSPSAGAAALRPLPPNAQSPVRSPAAVARSLNLDVASGQSVAAVRSYFSQRWQPPAELSQTLEYTLILNPDGSLQRALPLNRAAEVYIDRTPIPLANEPFVAATNAPAPVQLRLVLEPMARGGGVQVFSAN
- a CDS encoding response regulator transcription factor — protein: MKPRILVIDDDPAIAELVCLNLELAGYDVTQAADGIQGQALALQLLPDLIMLDLMLPRVDGFTVCQRLRRDERTAIIPVLMLTALSQTQDKVEGFNSGADDYLTKPFEIEEMLARVRALLRRTDRIPHAAKHKEILSYGPLTLIPERFEVIWLTKNIKLTRLEFELLHCLLQRHGQTVSPSDILTEVWGYDPDDDIETIRVHIRHLRTKLEPDPRHPKYIKTVYGAGYCLELPNTGDEISGISIKANVPV
- a CDS encoding O-antigen ligase, translating into MPILRLSCLLLPNLTVLSLLGFLISAGQGWQRGWPGIGHTLKARLFLGLTLLLIISSWGAVNRGEACLQLVHFIPFFVFFLGLEVIFNQKRALLPILAADLVVGALPLNLFALGEWFIKALYREYGWPNYDQWPVINDYINIVPDRVVVWFGDPNFLASYLVMIFGLGLGLCWQAREKPIHYPTPWRNVVLPSGLIYGMAVMNALTILATASRTGWGAIILQLALFGIAWQRRLVWPILMASLGLLLVGLFSVAGVSGRPDLTSDPRFSLWPLGWRLIVEKPWFGWGLGNFKELYPTMTMIPNYPELAHLHNYWLTLGVEAGLPAMILLSGIVFWLAWGNGVWLQFFNPHSSQSGWQLGYGLGFLGTVAYGLLDVTYFQAANNALGWLLLAALTVIGQKSSAPYQPIKI
- a CDS encoding integrase arm-type DNA-binding domain-containing protein, whose protein sequence is MRCLKICATRMKLTDIQIKAIKTTEKTIRLWDGEGLYLEIRPPCSKGWRFKYRFQGKEKRISLGAYPKVSLKEARKRLDEVKRLLADEKDPSNERQSQKRLTAFNAANTFETVAREWWETMSSGWTVSHAKDVLHNLEVDIFPFIGHRPIGEIEAPELLAVLQRVVARGVVETAHRELGNCRRVFGYALATGRASRNPGEDLRGALPPKQQANHFPAITKLDDVGWLVRLIDGYWGTFVICSAFKLAPLFFVRPGELRSAMWEEINFEAKEWRYLSTQRNVDHIVPLCNQAITILQELHLVTGHGTYLFPNRRDKERPMSHGSLSEALKALGISGEEHTWHGFRTTGRTILEEVLHYPPGIIELQLTHCIRDPLGRAYNRTTFLPERREMMQAWADYLDKLKEV
- a CDS encoding sulfurtransferase yields the protein MTLEPTAVVSVQWLRLRLGQPGLVVIDCRFSLSDPGLGESHYQQGHIPGAYYLHLNRDLSGPVETHGGRHPLPDPITLGETLTKCGINADTWVVAYDDSRSCFAARLWWLLRWLGHDQVAVLDGGYQAYCQAQLPISQEIPVPQTGYFQPRPRFDWVVDYQFVKDYQPDPNRVLIDSREPARYRGEIEPIDPIAGHIPGAVNYPWTEITDPQGFVKSVPELQAHWQQLDDSAGLVVYCGSGVTACVNLLGLELAGRPGAKLYAGSWSDWCSMSFKSETV